From one Agathobaculum sp. NTUH-O15-33 genomic stretch:
- a CDS encoding sugar phosphate isomerase/epimerase family protein, whose protein sequence is MKLAICTDVFADLSFTDMLDKVKSLGLDAVEMTAGGWGARKHIDTAALLADEGKRKDLLAELDKRGMRISALNTSCNPTWPSETGKEYAKSMYDCAALAGKLGVKKLVAMAGLPAGAPGDTTPNWITSTVSWPDFMAPAYEYQWKVTIEFWKEFAAHCEKCGVEQIAIEEFPGTMVWSASTLLKLREAVGPMIGINLDPSHMMVLGADPIAAARKLAGCIYHVHGKDARIERGLADVDGILEPRPVTDSAERVWNYVAVGCGKDLQWWKEFFSVVHMMGYDGDVSLEMEDLTMSTEAGVLTSIDALKQTVSK, encoded by the coding sequence ATGAAATTAGCAATTTGCACGGACGTATTCGCGGACCTGTCCTTCACGGACATGCTGGACAAGGTAAAAAGTCTGGGGCTGGACGCGGTGGAAATGACCGCGGGCGGCTGGGGCGCGCGCAAGCATATTGACACCGCCGCGCTGCTGGCGGACGAGGGCAAGCGCAAGGACCTGCTGGCCGAGCTCGACAAGCGGGGCATGCGCATTTCCGCGCTGAACACCTCCTGCAACCCGACGTGGCCGAGCGAGACCGGCAAGGAATACGCGAAGAGCATGTACGACTGCGCCGCGCTCGCGGGCAAGCTGGGCGTGAAAAAGCTGGTGGCCATGGCGGGCCTGCCCGCCGGCGCGCCCGGCGACACCACGCCCAACTGGATCACCTCGACGGTTTCGTGGCCGGACTTCATGGCCCCGGCCTATGAGTACCAGTGGAAGGTGACCATCGAGTTCTGGAAGGAATTTGCGGCGCATTGCGAAAAGTGCGGCGTGGAGCAGATCGCGATCGAGGAGTTCCCGGGCACCATGGTATGGAGCGCTTCGACGCTTTTGAAGCTGCGCGAGGCGGTGGGGCCGATGATCGGCATCAACCTCGACCCGTCGCACATGATGGTGCTGGGCGCGGACCCGATCGCGGCGGCGCGCAAGCTCGCGGGCTGCATCTACCACGTGCACGGTAAGGACGCACGCATCGAGCGCGGTCTGGCGGATGTGGATGGCATTCTGGAGCCCCGCCCGGTCACCGATTCGGCGGAGCGCGTGTGGAACTACGTGGCCGTCGGCTGCGGCAAGGACCTGCAGTGGTGGAAGGAGTTCTTCTCCGTGGTCCACATGATGGGCTACGACGGCGACGTTTCCCTCGAAATGGAGGACCTGACCATGTCCACCGAGGCGGGCGTTCTTACCTCCATCGACGCGCTGAAGCAGACCGTCAGCAAATAA
- a CDS encoding solute:sodium symporter family transporter, whose translation MLWTLATFVGFTILVAVISYVKTKGDDQTTADGYFLAGRGLPGFVIAGSLLLTNLSAEQLVGTNGQTWSVGMSPMAFEIVAAPCCIILALFAAPRYLKSGITTIPELIGLRYNRNTKLWFSIAYILLYIVVQIPVILYSGSLVFENIFGVSAMLGVTKFQAVIILCVVISVIGSIYAIFGGLKAVAVSDTVNGIGLLIGGFMIPFFAFSALGHISGGEGIMDGVRYLIANHSDMLNSIAPADSLPPAVPWPTVFTGLLFLGLQSWCTHQSFIQRVLAAENLKEAQKGALYCAFLKIIGFMYLALPGVIAFAMFELQGDQVAMMDEAYPQLVTQVIPAPLMGFFAAVMLGAILSSFNSVLNSVDTMFTMDIYKEFVDPHASEAKLVRVGKKVGIVFAVLTTIVGPLIYFFPAGLKTFLDSLVMLIALPVLSAVFGGFFFKHLPGYAAKVVLGVHVAAYGSFLLFLGDRFHYLYAVLVLLPLELVLMLVMNWYNKRQNPAPWVQKDVGAVDLTPWKYRWVATVLIIVCIVAVYTAFSPLGIGTWGYAQPW comes from the coding sequence ATGCTTTGGACCTTAGCGACTTTTGTCGGCTTTACGATTCTGGTTGCGGTCATTTCCTATGTCAAGACCAAGGGGGATGATCAGACGACGGCCGACGGTTATTTTCTCGCGGGGCGCGGCCTGCCGGGCTTTGTCATCGCGGGCTCGCTGCTGCTGACCAACCTATCCGCCGAACAGCTGGTGGGCACGAACGGACAGACGTGGAGCGTCGGCATGAGCCCGATGGCGTTTGAGATCGTGGCCGCGCCGTGCTGCATTATTCTGGCGCTTTTTGCCGCGCCGCGCTATTTGAAAAGCGGTATCACCACCATTCCGGAGCTGATCGGCCTGCGCTACAACCGCAACACCAAGCTCTGGTTTTCGATCGCCTATATCCTTTTGTACATCGTCGTACAGATTCCGGTCATTTTGTACTCGGGCTCGCTGGTGTTTGAAAATATCTTCGGCGTGTCCGCCATGCTGGGCGTGACTAAATTCCAAGCCGTCATCATCCTGTGCGTGGTAATCAGCGTCATTGGTTCGATCTACGCGATCTTTGGCGGCCTCAAGGCGGTCGCGGTATCGGATACGGTAAACGGCATTGGCCTGCTGATCGGCGGCTTTATGATTCCGTTCTTCGCGTTCAGCGCGCTGGGCCACATTTCGGGCGGCGAGGGCATTATGGACGGCGTGCGGTACCTAATCGCCAACCATTCGGACATGCTCAACTCGATCGCGCCGGCGGATTCGCTGCCTCCCGCCGTGCCGTGGCCTACCGTGTTCACCGGCCTTTTGTTCCTCGGCTTGCAGTCGTGGTGCACGCACCAGTCGTTCATTCAGCGCGTTTTAGCCGCGGAAAATTTGAAGGAAGCGCAAAAGGGCGCGCTTTACTGCGCCTTTCTCAAGATCATCGGCTTTATGTACCTCGCGCTGCCGGGCGTAATCGCCTTTGCGATGTTTGAACTGCAAGGCGATCAGGTAGCGATGATGGACGAGGCGTACCCTCAGCTCGTGACACAGGTGATCCCCGCGCCGCTGATGGGCTTTTTTGCGGCGGTCATGCTGGGCGCGATCCTGTCCTCCTTCAATTCGGTGCTCAACTCGGTGGACACCATGTTCACAATGGATATTTATAAGGAGTTCGTCGATCCGCACGCCTCGGAAGCCAAGCTGGTCCGGGTGGGCAAAAAGGTGGGAATCGTATTCGCGGTGCTGACCACCATCGTCGGCCCGCTGATCTATTTCTTCCCGGCGGGACTGAAAACCTTCCTCGATTCGCTCGTCATGCTCATCGCGCTGCCCGTGCTTTCGGCGGTGTTCGGGGGCTTCTTCTTCAAGCACCTGCCCGGCTACGCGGCAAAAGTCGTTTTGGGCGTGCATGTGGCCGCTTATGGCTCGTTCCTGCTGTTTCTGGGCGACCGGTTCCACTACTTATACGCCGTGCTCGTGCTGCTGCCGCTGGAACTGGTGCTGATGCTGGTGATGAACTGGTATAACAAGCGCCAAAACCCCGCGCCGTGGGTGCAGAAGGATGTCGGCGCGGTCGACCTGACCCCGTGGAAGTACCGCTGGGTCGCGACCGTGCTCATTATCGTGTGTATCGTTGCCGTTTACACCGCGTTCTCTCCGCTGGGTATCGGCACATGGGGCTATGCGCAGCCTTGGTAA
- a CDS encoding IS481 family transposase has translation MPWKEKTVKSERETFVREAQQREISFSALCRKHEITRKTGYKWLRRFQAGEELTDRGRAPTHQRTQTSAATQELILSARDEHPAWGPRKLERYLQNKGYTELPCKSTIGNILKRNERIEPEISQKHKPINRFARECPNDLWQMDYKGDFTMLNGQRCYPLTILDDHSRFSLCLKAEDSLSYERFYPALIQVFEMYGLPHELLCDNGKPWGDSKGGITMFDVWMMRLNIRPIHGRPMHPQTQGKEERFHRTLKEELLRHRTMLNLCDAQQAFDDWQYEYNYERPHSALGLDVPAKHYKVSSRPFIQQPPEPDYPDGARLRKVNYKGYVSICRHRYYLSEAFAGTYLQLTDSGENSVDLHYGSFRVASINLSERLITSKHIYWAT, from the coding sequence ATGCCGTGGAAAGAGAAAACAGTAAAGTCAGAACGAGAAACGTTTGTAAGGGAGGCACAGCAACGAGAGATAAGTTTTAGCGCTCTATGTAGAAAACACGAAATCACACGAAAAACAGGTTATAAGTGGTTACGAAGGTTTCAGGCTGGAGAGGAACTGACCGACCGCGGTCGGGCACCGACGCATCAAAGAACCCAGACATCGGCAGCAACGCAAGAACTGATATTGTCCGCGCGGGATGAACATCCGGCGTGGGGTCCCAGAAAGCTGGAGCGATATTTGCAAAATAAAGGCTACACAGAACTGCCATGCAAAAGCACAATCGGCAATATTCTTAAGCGAAACGAACGAATCGAACCGGAAATCAGCCAGAAACACAAGCCCATTAATCGCTTTGCCAGAGAATGTCCCAACGATTTGTGGCAAATGGACTACAAAGGCGACTTTACGATGCTCAATGGGCAGCGGTGCTATCCACTGACGATTTTGGATGACCACTCCCGGTTTTCTCTGTGCCTAAAGGCTGAGGACTCATTGTCCTACGAAAGGTTTTATCCTGCCCTTATCCAAGTTTTCGAGATGTACGGTCTACCGCATGAACTGTTGTGCGACAATGGGAAGCCCTGGGGCGACAGCAAGGGGGGTATCACCATGTTCGATGTGTGGATGATGCGTCTGAACATCCGGCCGATCCATGGCCGTCCCATGCACCCGCAGACCCAAGGCAAGGAGGAACGTTTTCACCGTACGTTGAAGGAAGAATTGCTTAGGCACCGCACAATGCTTAACTTATGTGATGCACAACAGGCATTTGATGACTGGCAGTATGAGTACAACTACGAACGTCCCCACTCCGCGCTTGGCCTTGATGTCCCTGCCAAGCACTATAAAGTCAGCAGCAGACCGTTCATTCAGCAGCCCCCGGAACCTGATTATCCTGATGGAGCTAGGCTTAGAAAAGTCAACTACAAGGGCTACGTTAGCATTTGTAGGCATCGCTACTATCTCTCTGAGGCTTTCGCTGGAACCTACCTCCAACTTACGGATTCGGGGGAGAATTCTGTTGACCTCCACTATGGCTCCTTCCGTGTGGCTTCCATCAATCTCAGCGAGAGATTGATTACTTCTAAGCACATTTATTGGGCCACATAA
- a CDS encoding Gfo/Idh/MocA family protein, with translation MLIGEKKIDRPFRWGIVGGGKTSGVGYKHRLGAMRDNTSFVLKAAAFDLDFQRCVDFGVALCMDKDRLYPDYKTMFEAEAKRPDGIEAVDIATPNFQHFEVCKAALEAGLHVICEKPLFFTVEEGEEIKKISERVGKLVCVTYGFSGFDLLTQMRQMILNGDIGEVTMVDLRYAHGFGCDPTGDTQAEGQKWRVDPKKSGPSFVLGDLSTHTFYMSELVCPQLKLKQVLCDRQSFVGSRAPLEDNAYVLMRYENGAVGRMWASAVNAGDMSSQHIRIVGTKASLEWNDMHPDELHYEVQGKPAQTLVRAMDYLTPEALEYERLGALHYTGLIDSWSNLYNRFAVAMDAKNRGDEETLKNLVYPDLEHGIEGIRWVVKCVESADKGAVWVDFK, from the coding sequence ATGTTGATTGGCGAAAAGAAGATAGACAGACCGTTCCGTTGGGGCATCGTGGGCGGCGGCAAGACGAGCGGCGTGGGCTACAAGCACCGTCTGGGCGCGATGCGCGACAACACCTCGTTTGTACTGAAAGCGGCGGCGTTCGATCTGGATTTCCAGCGCTGCGTGGACTTCGGCGTGGCGCTGTGCATGGACAAGGACCGCCTGTACCCGGATTACAAGACCATGTTCGAGGCCGAGGCGAAGCGCCCGGACGGCATCGAAGCCGTGGACATCGCCACCCCGAACTTCCAGCACTTCGAGGTCTGCAAGGCCGCGCTGGAAGCCGGTCTGCACGTCATTTGCGAAAAGCCGCTGTTCTTCACCGTGGAAGAGGGCGAGGAGATCAAGAAGATTTCCGAGCGCGTGGGCAAGCTTGTCTGCGTGACCTACGGCTTCTCCGGCTTCGACCTGCTCACGCAGATGCGGCAGATGATCCTGAACGGCGACATCGGCGAGGTCACCATGGTCGATTTGCGCTACGCGCACGGCTTCGGCTGCGACCCGACCGGCGACACGCAGGCCGAGGGCCAGAAGTGGCGCGTCGATCCCAAAAAGTCCGGCCCGTCCTTCGTGCTGGGCGACCTGTCCACCCATACCTTCTACATGTCCGAGCTGGTCTGCCCGCAGCTCAAGCTCAAGCAGGTGCTGTGCGACCGCCAGAGCTTCGTCGGCTCCCGCGCGCCCTTGGAGGACAACGCGTACGTGCTGATGCGGTATGAAAACGGCGCGGTGGGCCGCATGTGGGCCTCGGCCGTCAACGCGGGCGATATGTCGAGCCAGCACATCCGCATCGTCGGCACCAAGGCATCGCTGGAGTGGAACGACATGCACCCGGACGAACTGCACTATGAGGTACAGGGCAAGCCCGCGCAGACCTTGGTGCGCGCCATGGACTACCTGACCCCGGAAGCGCTGGAGTACGAACGCTTGGGCGCGCTGCACTACACCGGCCTGATCGATTCTTGGTCCAACCTCTACAACCGCTTCGCGGTCGCGATGGACGCGAAGAACCGCGGCGACGAAGAGACGCTGAAAAACCTCGTTTACCCCGATTTGGAGCACGGCATCGAAGGCATCCGCTGGGTGGTCAAGTGCGTCGAATCCGCCGACAAGGGCGCCGTCTGGGTCGACTTCAAGTAA
- a CDS encoding sugar phosphate isomerase/epimerase family protein, whose protein sequence is MKLAICTDVFADLSFTDMLDKVKSLGLDAVEMTAGGWGARKHIDTAALLADEGKRKDLLAELDKRGMRISALNTSCNPTWPSETGKEYAKSMYDCAALAGKLGVKKLVAMAGLPAGAPGDTTPNWITSTVSWPDFMAPAYEYQWKVTIEFWKEFAAHCEKCGVEQIAIEEFPGTMVWSASTLLKLREAVGPMIGINLDPSHMMVLGADPIAAARKLAGCIYHVHGKDARIERGLADVDGILEPRPVTDSAERVWNYVAVGCGKDLQWWKEFFSVVHMMGYDGDVSLEMEDLTMSTEAGVLTSIDALKQTVSK, encoded by the coding sequence ATGAAATTAGCAATTTGCACGGACGTATTCGCGGACCTGTCCTTCACGGACATGCTGGACAAGGTAAAAAGCCTAGGGCTGGACGCGGTGGAAATGACCGCGGGCGGCTGGGGCGCGCGCAAGCATATTGACACCGCCGCGCTGCTGGCGGACGAGGGCAAGCGCAAGGACCTGCTGGCCGAGCTGGACAAGCGCGGCATGCGCATTTCCGCGCTGAACACCTCTTGCAACCCGACGTGGCCGAGCGAGACCGGCAAGGAATACGCGAAAAGCATGTACGACTGCGCCGCGCTCGCGGGCAAGCTGGGCGTGAAAAAGCTGGTGGCCATGGCGGGCCTGCCCGCGGGCGCGCCGGGCGACACCACGCCCAACTGGATCACCTCGACGGTCTCGTGGCCGGACTTCATGGCACCGGCCTATGAATACCAGTGGAAGGTGACCATCGAGTTCTGGAAGGAATTTGCGGCGCATTGTGAAAAGTGCGGCGTGGAGCAGATCGCGATCGAGGAGTTCCCGGGCACGATGGTGTGGAGCGCTTCGACGCTTTTGAAGCTGCGCGAGGCGGTGGGGCCGATGATCGGCATCAACCTCGACCCGTCGCACATGATGGTGCTGGGCGCGGACCCGATCGCGGCGGCGCGAAAGCTCGCGGGCTGCATCTACCACGTGCACGGCAAGGACGCGCGCATCGAGCGCGGTCTGGCGGATGTGGACGGCATTCTGGAGCCCCGCCCGGTCACCGATTCGGCGGAGCGCGTGTGGAACTACGTGGCCGTCGGCTGCGGCAAGGACCTACAGTGGTGGAAGGAGTTCTTCTCCGTGGTCCACATGATGGGCTACGACGGCGACGTTTCCCTCGAAATGGAGGACCTGACCATGTCCACCGAGGCGGGCGTCCTTACCTCCATCGACGCGCTGAAGCAGACCGTCAGCAAATAA
- a CDS encoding Gfo/Idh/MocA family protein, with translation MLIGEKKIDRPFRWGIVGGGKTSGVGYKHRLGAMRDNTSFVLKAAAFDLDFQRCVDFGVALCMDKDRLYPDYKTMFEAEAKRPDGIEAVDIATPNFQHFEVCKAALEAGLHVICEKPLFFTVEEGEEIKKISERVGKLVCVTYGFSGFDLLTQMRQMILNGDIGEVTMVDLRYAHGFGCDPTGDTQAEGQKWRVDPKKSGPSFVLGDLSTHTFYMSELVCPQLKLKQVLCDRQSFVGSRAPLEDNAYVLMRYENGAVGRMWASAVNAGDMSSQHIRIVGTKASLEWNDMHPDELHYEVQGKPAQTLVRAMDYLTPEALEYERLGALHYTGLIDSWSNLYNRFAVAMDAKNRGDEETLKNLVYPDLEHGIEGIRWVVKCVESADKGAVWVDFK, from the coding sequence ATGTTAATTGGCGAAAAGAAGATAGACAGACCGTTCCGCTGGGGCATCGTGGGCGGCGGCAAGACGAGCGGCGTGGGCTACAAGCACCGTCTGGGCGCGATGCGCGACAACACCTCGTTTGTGCTGAAAGCGGCCGCGTTCGATCTGGATTTCCAGCGCTGTGTGGACTTCGGCGTGGCGCTGTGCATGGACAAGGATCGCCTGTACCCGGATTACAAGACCATGTTCGAGGCCGAGGCGAAGCGCCCGGACGGCATCGAAGCCGTGGACATCGCCACCCCGAATTTCCAGCACTTCGAGGTCTGCAAGGCCGCGCTGGAAGCCGGTCTGCACGTCATTTGCGAAAAGCCGCTGTTCTTCACCGTGGAAGAGGGCGAGGAGATCAAGAAGATTTCCGAGCGCGTGGGCAAGCTTGTCTGCGTGACCTACGGCTTCTCCGGCTTCGACCTGCTCACGCAGATGCGGCAGATGATCCTGAACGGCGACATCGGCGAGGTCACCATGGTCGATTTGCGCTACGCGCACGGCTTCGGCTGCGACCCGACCGGCGACACGCAGGCCGAGGGCCAGAAGTGGCGCGTTGACCCCAAGAAGTCCGGCCCGTCCTTCGTGCTGGGCGACCTGTCCACCCATACCTTCTACATGTCCGAGCTGGTCTGCCCGCAGCTCAAACTCAAGCAGGTGCTGTGCGACCGCCAGAGCTTTGTCGGGTCCCGCGCACCCTTGGAGGACAACGCCTACGTGCTGATGCGGTATGAAAACGGCGCGGTGGGCCGCATGTGGGCCTCGGCCGTCAACGCGGGCGATATGTCGAGCCAGCACATCCGCATCGTCGGCACCAAGGCATCGCTGGAGTGGAACGACATGCACCCGGACGAACTGCACTATGAGGTACAGGGCAAGCCCGCGCAGACCTTGGTGCGCGCCATGGACTACCTGACCCCGGAAGCATTGGAGTACGAACGCTTGGGCGCGCTGCACTACACCGGCCTGATCGATTCTTGGTCCAACCTGTACAACCGCTTCGCGGTCGCGATGGACGCGAAGAACCGCGGCGACGAAGAGACGCTGAAAAACCTCGTTTACCCCGATTTGGAGCACGGCATCGAAGGCATCCGCTGGGTGGTCAAGTGCGTCGAATCCGCCGACAAGGGCGCCGTCTGGGTCGACTTCAAGTAA
- a CDS encoding AraC family transcriptional regulator, with protein MKSVDPGILPHSTCFSFTPPDVARELLFYPTWCGHYYCNDNYFIRRQSYPPLLLVFVRQGSFHFEYQGQARTAKKGDVVLIDCQAPHYYQAENGLEFLYLHIDGSNAHDICRHIIETQGWLLGRDTNMLIGKQLYDMVQFYDQGGIDTPFDSSMRIYRLFELLMAPTAQEREIGGPIEDAIQYIRGHVGKSVTLDELAGVAKLSPFYFSHCFKRQTGFSPMEYVINTRIEQAKVLLLRTTRSIEEIAYAVGYASSGSLINLFVKRVGVSPGQYRRERQTGA; from the coding sequence TTGAAAAGCGTCGACCCCGGCATTCTGCCCCATTCCACCTGTTTTTCCTTCACCCCGCCCGACGTTGCGCGGGAGCTGCTTTTTTATCCCACATGGTGCGGACATTACTACTGCAACGACAATTACTTTATACGCCGCCAGTCGTATCCGCCGCTGCTGCTTGTGTTCGTGCGGCAGGGCTCGTTCCATTTCGAGTATCAGGGGCAGGCGCGCACGGCCAAAAAAGGCGATGTGGTGCTGATCGATTGTCAGGCGCCCCATTATTATCAGGCCGAAAACGGCCTTGAATTTCTCTACCTGCATATCGACGGTTCCAACGCGCACGATATTTGCCGCCATATCATCGAAACGCAGGGCTGGTTGCTCGGGCGCGACACGAACATGCTGATTGGCAAGCAGCTATACGATATGGTGCAGTTTTACGACCAAGGCGGTATCGACACGCCGTTTGACAGCTCCATGCGCATTTACCGCTTATTCGAGCTGCTCATGGCGCCGACCGCGCAGGAGCGCGAGATCGGCGGGCCGATCGAGGACGCCATCCAGTACATCCGCGGCCATGTCGGCAAGAGCGTCACGCTTGACGAGCTGGCCGGGGTGGCCAAGCTCAGTCCGTTTTATTTTTCCCACTGTTTCAAACGCCAGACCGGCTTTTCGCCCATGGAATACGTGATCAACACCCGCATCGAGCAGGCCAAGGTGCTGCTTCTGCGCACGACGCGTTCCATCGAAGAAATCGCCTACGCGGTCGGCTACGCTTCGAGCGGCAGCCTGATCAATCTGTTCGTCAAGCGGGTAGGCGTTTCCCCCGGCCAATACCGCAGAGAGCGCCAGACCGGCGCGTAA